GAAATATGGTAAGGCCAAAATATAGAGGTGGAAGGTCCCCTCTTAAAAAGTCAAGAAAGAATCTCTTTGCAGAATAGAGCATAAGATAAAGTAAAAAAATCTCTCCTCTGAATTTCCTCTTTTTATAGCGCTTACTTAAAACAAGAAAAATTAGAAAGTTTAACAACGCAGCATAGAGTTCGGTAGGATGTCGATAAATCAATTCTTCAGGAAATCTGATGCGGATAAAAAAAGAGGTCTCTTTCCCATAGCAACAGCCCCGTAAAAAACAACCTATTCTTCCCACTGCTTGTCCGAGTGAGATATAAGGACTAATAAAATCAGAAATTCTTGAGAAAGAAATCTTATATTTTTTTAGAAAAATTATTCCTCCAACCAACCCACCTAAAAG
The window above is part of the Candidatus Omnitrophota bacterium genome. Proteins encoded here:
- the lgt gene encoding prolipoprotein diacylglyceryl transferase encodes the protein MYPIIFHIGPLSIYSYGLMLALAFIISTSLAKKKAREEGFSPDLIISLSGYLLLGGLIGARIAYVLLNLEEYKNYPLQVFMLQRGGLCYYGALLGGLVGGIIFLKKYKISFSRISDFISPYISLGQAVGRIGCFLRGCCYGKETSFFIRIRFPEELIYRHPTELYAALLNFLIFLVLSKRYKKRKFRGEIFLLYLMLYSAKRFFLDFLRGDLPPLYFGLTIFQSISIFVFVLTIILYFKGRMRFQKDDGKGF